The following are encoded in a window of Halorarum salinum genomic DNA:
- a CDS encoding ABC transporter ATP-binding protein — MTLLEIENLGVVYEEDGATIRAVDGVDLSVEPGETLGIVGESGSGKSTIIKSLIDILDSNGSVADGELRFKGDDLTQFSNEELNDRIRWKEISYIPQNAMASLDPVYRIGSQIVEVIQTHTEASERDAMDRAEELLNNVGLDSERLYDYPHELSGGQRQRAVIALALALEPSLILADEPTTGLDVVIQDEILKLLSEIQDEVNCAIVLVTHDMSVVAEVADKIAVMYGGRVMEFGRTSSVFNNSNHPYTIGLKNAFPSLERGSSKSRLVSIPGSPPDLRDPPMGCRFKARCPFATQECDSVEPPTVDVGDGQRAKCHYTDQATEFRQRGESSDVWLAVEGEQ; from the coding sequence ATGACACTACTCGAAATAGAGAATCTGGGCGTTGTGTACGAGGAAGACGGAGCGACCATCAGGGCAGTCGATGGGGTCGACCTATCCGTCGAACCGGGGGAAACTCTCGGCATCGTCGGCGAGAGCGGTAGCGGAAAATCGACGATCATCAAATCACTCATCGATATTCTCGATTCGAACGGATCGGTCGCGGACGGCGAGCTCCGATTCAAGGGGGATGATCTGACCCAGTTCTCCAACGAGGAACTGAACGACAGGATACGGTGGAAGGAGATCTCGTATATTCCACAGAACGCGATGGCGTCGCTCGATCCGGTGTACCGCATCGGATCACAGATCGTCGAGGTGATTCAGACACACACCGAGGCGTCGGAACGGGATGCGATGGACCGGGCCGAAGAGCTCCTGAACAACGTTGGGCTCGATTCCGAACGGCTGTACGACTACCCGCACGAACTCTCGGGTGGGCAACGGCAGCGTGCCGTGATCGCGCTCGCGCTTGCACTCGAACCCTCCCTCATCCTCGCGGACGAGCCAACGACTGGCCTCGACGTCGTCATTCAAGACGAGATTCTCAAGCTCCTGTCCGAGATTCAAGACGAGGTGAACTGTGCGATCGTCCTCGTCACCCACGACATGAGCGTCGTCGCCGAAGTCGCAGACAAGATCGCGGTGATGTATGGGGGACGAGTAATGGAGTTCGGGCGTACGTCGTCCGTGTTCAACAACAGCAATCATCCGTACACGATCGGTCTGAAAAACGCGTTCCCATCACTGGAGCGTGGGAGCAGTAAGTCACGTCTGGTGAGTATCCCGGGGTCACCACCGGATCTCCGGGATCCACCGATGGGCTGTCGGTTCAAGGCCCGCTGTCCGTTTGCCACACAGGAGTGTGACTCCGTCGAACCGCCGACCGTGGACGTGGGTGATGGGCAACGGGCAAAGTGCCACTACACAGATCAGGCAACCGAGTTCAGGCAGCGTGGAGAATCGTCCGATGTTTGGCTCGCAGTTGAGGGGGAGCAGTAA
- a CDS encoding ABC transporter permease codes for MIGSVLNNLSTSQQIQFDHYRSRLVEAIDVFRQNRMAVIGATIVGITLFMAIFAPFLAPYEPTETVYAEDGGVATLQSPSAEFPMGTNHLGQDIMSQWIYGSRVSLLVGFLSGLSVIMIGTTVGLVAGYYKGIVDLVLMRVVDILYAIPATPLVLVVALFYGSSVWTVIIAMILVLWRTAARLIRSETMSLSEQPFVKAARAAGASDFRIMFLHIAPILVPIMLVEGTFVMGSAILLEAGVSFLGLGATEMMSWGVMLQLTFSSGAIAVAWWWVLPPGLSITALVVSFFYISRGIEDVTNPQIR; via the coding sequence ATGATCGGATCCGTCCTGAACAACCTCTCCACGAGCCAGCAGATCCAATTCGACCACTATCGGTCACGGTTAGTCGAAGCGATCGATGTCTTCCGACAGAATCGGATGGCAGTGATCGGCGCGACTATCGTTGGGATCACCCTGTTCATGGCCATCTTCGCACCATTCCTGGCACCGTACGAACCAACGGAGACGGTATACGCGGAGGACGGGGGGGTCGCGACGCTACAGTCACCGAGTGCCGAGTTTCCCATGGGAACGAATCACCTCGGACAGGACATCATGAGCCAGTGGATCTACGGGAGCCGTGTCTCGTTACTGGTTGGGTTCCTCTCCGGATTATCCGTCATCATGATCGGAACCACCGTCGGACTCGTCGCCGGGTATTACAAGGGGATCGTCGACTTGGTGCTCATGCGCGTCGTGGATATCCTCTATGCGATCCCCGCGACGCCACTCGTCCTGGTGGTGGCCTTGTTCTATGGCAGTTCGGTCTGGACAGTTATCATCGCGATGATACTGGTCCTGTGGCGTACAGCGGCCCGTCTCATCAGGTCGGAGACGATGTCGTTGTCGGAACAGCCGTTCGTGAAAGCTGCGCGGGCAGCCGGGGCGAGCGACTTCCGCATCATGTTTCTCCACATCGCCCCCATTCTCGTGCCGATAATGTTAGTCGAAGGGACGTTCGTGATGGGATCGGCCATTTTGCTCGAGGCCGGAGTATCGTTCCTGGGGCTTGGGGCGACGGAGATGATGAGTTGGGGGGTCATGCTACAGCTCACCTTCTCGAGTGGCGCAATCGCCGTCGCCTGGTGGTGGGTTCTCCCCCCGGGCCTGAGCATTACGGCGCTCGTCGTCTCGTTCTTCTACATCTCCCGTGGCATCGAAGACGTAACCAACCCGCAGATCAGGTAA
- a CDS encoding ABC transporter permease: MNQKTKFILQRFGLMLVSLFAVITLLFVLFRLMPGDPASQLVSPRFSEADRQAILEQHGLTEPLHVQYIIYLQNVAQGNLGISFQHGSPVLPFLLNKTLNTLSITVPALLLAFTFGPFIGANFAWNRNESLDSYGTGLVLVAFAAPIFWTGMLSIMVFSFWLGWLPAAGMHSATYTEISLLDRFFSVEFLRHAILPIAIFALWRLSQPTLIMRNNMIDLIGSDFIKLKRAEGIPERSIMYRHGARNALLPLVHYMALAFGFAFGGSIILETVFSWPGVGQAMWTAVRASDYPVAQGAFTIISVAIIVLNFLVDILSVYVDPRVADTGVEA; the protein is encoded by the coding sequence ATGAACCAGAAAACGAAATTTATCCTACAGCGTTTTGGGCTGATGCTCGTATCCCTATTCGCAGTAATCACCCTTCTGTTCGTGCTCTTCAGGCTAATGCCAGGGGACCCGGCCAGCCAACTCGTTTCACCACGCTTTTCTGAGGCAGACCGCCAAGCGATCCTCGAACAGCATGGCCTCACCGAACCGCTACATGTACAGTACATCATCTATCTCCAGAATGTAGCACAGGGGAACCTCGGGATCTCGTTCCAGCACGGGAGTCCTGTGCTTCCGTTCCTATTGAACAAAACGTTAAATACACTCTCGATCACGGTGCCGGCGTTGCTGTTGGCGTTCACATTTGGGCCGTTCATCGGAGCAAACTTCGCGTGGAACCGGAACGAGAGTCTCGACTCGTACGGGACGGGACTCGTCTTGGTTGCGTTCGCAGCGCCGATATTCTGGACGGGAATGCTCAGCATTATGGTCTTCTCGTTCTGGCTCGGCTGGCTACCTGCGGCCGGGATGCACTCCGCGACGTACACGGAGATCTCGTTGCTCGACCGCTTTTTCTCGGTCGAATTCCTCAGGCACGCCATCCTTCCGATCGCGATCTTCGCGCTCTGGCGGTTGAGTCAACCGACGCTGATCATGCGGAACAACATGATCGATCTCATCGGCTCGGATTTCATCAAGCTAAAGCGGGCCGAGGGGATCCCTGAACGGAGCATCATGTACCGGCATGGAGCCCGGAACGCACTCCTCCCGCTCGTCCACTACATGGCGCTCGCGTTCGGCTTCGCGTTCGGAGGGTCGATCATCCTCGAAACGGTGTTCTCCTGGCCGGGTGTCGGGCAGGCGATGTGGACGGCTGTCCGGGCCAGCGATTACCCCGTCGCCCAGGGAGCCTTCACGATCATCTCCGTGGCGATAATCGTGCTTAACTTCCTCGTGGACATCCTGTCCGTATATGTCGATCCGCGGGTCGCGGACACGGGGGTAGAAGCATGA
- a CDS encoding ABC transporter substrate-binding protein codes for MPKHRRDFLKRAAIAGSFVGIAGCQGTGNGGGSQDTLSPDPDVEYEEVSGFTWLTLSREDNPAYYEEAQQTQGMLEEIGFSFEENVYESGQWVNTLFAKDYDIANLGWSNTVERLFPYYNLYFSFHSQYAGPDKGNFTNFESEEYDEAVENFASEMDDQKRAEFAFRCQEIIAQNVPCTFTTHPSSLIAHNTELYTGWEPMVGEWAYFNPTTLKTAERQGGDGVVIFATNSPPEQYPNFMSHTGPEAVFLHKLNYDPLVQMDTTGEPIAEGAAENWEVVDDTTIDVTLREGMTWHDGEPVTPEDVMFTWDFATEHGIPYLASDIQPYDSSELVGDRTVRFNLANPFAGFIPVSLYRVPILPQHVWDGITEEEDIDNPGQWENPDMTGSGPFQMTNYEPGNRVVFEKHEDHYHADEYDFDQIVYNIYGTNSTAVGDVIGGDATFTQGLGNTDWQRAKDSDTAEAIENPSIAANAVWFNTNNEPFNDVLVRRACAYAINKTELVQTVHQGYAETAKSPVAPANEQYHNQDVESYDFNVQQARSLLEESGFRYEGDTLLKPVDWEPSSEYVSVDD; via the coding sequence ATGCCTAAGCACAGGCGTGACTTCCTGAAGCGAGCAGCGATAGCAGGATCATTCGTCGGAATTGCCGGCTGTCAGGGAACCGGCAATGGTGGCGGATCGCAAGATACGCTTTCACCGGATCCCGATGTAGAATACGAGGAAGTTAGTGGTTTTACCTGGCTAACACTCTCTCGGGAGGATAATCCGGCATATTACGAGGAGGCTCAGCAAACCCAAGGGATGCTAGAGGAAATTGGCTTCTCCTTTGAGGAGAACGTATATGAATCCGGCCAATGGGTAAACACGCTCTTCGCGAAGGACTATGACATCGCAAATCTCGGCTGGTCAAATACCGTTGAGAGGCTCTTCCCATATTACAACCTCTACTTCAGCTTCCACTCCCAATATGCAGGTCCTGATAAGGGGAATTTCACGAATTTCGAGAGTGAGGAATACGATGAAGCGGTTGAGAATTTCGCCAGTGAGATGGACGACCAGAAGCGAGCGGAGTTTGCGTTCCGCTGTCAGGAGATTATCGCGCAGAACGTTCCCTGTACCTTCACCACACATCCTTCATCGCTAATAGCGCATAATACTGAACTGTATACTGGGTGGGAACCGATGGTGGGTGAGTGGGCATATTTCAATCCAACAACATTGAAAACTGCCGAGCGGCAGGGAGGTGACGGCGTAGTAATCTTTGCGACGAACTCACCGCCTGAACAATATCCGAACTTCATGTCCCACACGGGACCAGAAGCCGTCTTCCTGCACAAACTGAACTACGATCCGCTAGTTCAGATGGATACGACCGGCGAGCCGATCGCCGAGGGAGCAGCGGAGAATTGGGAGGTCGTCGACGACACCACGATTGACGTGACTCTTCGCGAGGGGATGACCTGGCACGACGGTGAGCCTGTTACGCCGGAGGACGTCATGTTCACCTGGGATTTCGCGACCGAGCACGGCATCCCGTATCTCGCGTCCGACATCCAGCCATACGACAGTTCCGAACTCGTTGGCGATCGCACGGTACGTTTTAATCTAGCGAACCCCTTTGCCGGATTCATTCCCGTGAGCCTATATCGTGTTCCAATTCTTCCACAACACGTTTGGGATGGAATCACCGAGGAAGAGGACATTGACAACCCCGGCCAGTGGGAAAACCCGGATATGACCGGGAGCGGGCCGTTCCAGATGACAAACTACGAGCCCGGGAATCGAGTCGTCTTCGAAAAACACGAGGACCACTATCACGCGGACGAGTACGACTTCGACCAAATCGTCTACAACATCTACGGGACGAACTCAACAGCGGTTGGTGACGTTATTGGAGGCGACGCGACATTCACGCAGGGGTTGGGGAACACTGACTGGCAACGAGCCAAGGACAGTGATACCGCGGAAGCCATCGAAAACCCCTCCATCGCCGCCAACGCAGTCTGGTTCAATACGAACAACGAACCGTTTAACGATGTTCTTGTGCGGCGCGCATGTGCGTACGCAATCAACAAAACTGAACTCGTTCAGACGGTTCATCAGGGCTATGCCGAGACCGCAAAGTCGCCAGTCGCGCCAGCGAACGAACAGTATCACAACCAAGACGTAGAGAGCTACGATTTCAACGTTCAGCAGGCACGGTCGTTGCTTGAGGAAAGCGGATTCCGATACGAAGGTGACACGCTTCTGAAGCCCGTCGACTGGGAGCCCTCATCGGAATACGTTAGCGTCGATGACTGA
- a CDS encoding N-acyl-D-amino-acid deacylase family protein has translation MSLDVLIEGARIIDGTGSPWFEGCIGIEEERISHVKRGTSHDLTASCEVEAEGKVVCPGFIDLHSHADLEPFTDPTITPKITQGVTTEIVGQDGFSMAPTCSDANLDSWWRFLGGFYPNISDRRTWPSIADYLDAIDKNGAGANIATLVGHGTIRANVMGMDNRKPSDDELQKMQEMVSNAIENGAVGFSTGLDYTPQCYAATEEIQQLAGQLASSGLPFVAHIRSYRDKMWNALDEFVDIGESEGIPVHLSHFKLGGAKRGLSERALHIVRSARERDIDFTADVYPFVPGSGNLFTLLPRRYHSMTGAELRASLKDEETRTELIQSLSEGVGPWNLNWKNVLLCHVDSEDSEDVLGKTILEAASERNQHPALLVCDILLKNEFKVGIVNLSEQKETTEQDIRSVLSDDLVGIGSDGMFGKKPHPRTYGTYPRILGHYVRDTNLLSIEEAVRKMTSLPSRIFHLQNKGIVRPGFDADLVMFNPETISSSATVDQPTRTANGIDSVLVNGVFVVRDSAVTNRTPGRALRS, from the coding sequence ATGTCACTAGATGTACTAATAGAAGGTGCGCGGATTATTGACGGAACAGGTTCACCCTGGTTTGAAGGTTGTATTGGAATCGAAGAGGAAAGGATAAGCCATGTGAAGAGGGGAACATCACATGACCTTACAGCTTCGTGTGAAGTGGAAGCGGAGGGGAAGGTTGTCTGCCCGGGTTTCATTGACTTGCACTCACATGCAGACCTTGAACCGTTTACTGACCCAACAATAACCCCAAAAATCACTCAGGGTGTTACCACAGAAATCGTCGGGCAAGATGGGTTCTCCATGGCACCAACATGTTCAGACGCCAATCTCGACTCATGGTGGCGGTTTCTTGGAGGTTTTTATCCAAATATTTCTGACCGAAGGACTTGGCCTTCAATCGCAGATTATCTCGATGCCATCGATAAAAATGGAGCCGGGGCGAACATAGCTACGTTGGTTGGTCACGGGACGATAAGGGCAAACGTGATGGGAATGGATAATCGAAAGCCATCCGACGATGAACTCCAGAAAATGCAGGAAATGGTGAGTAACGCTATTGAAAACGGTGCAGTCGGGTTTTCCACGGGATTAGACTATACGCCCCAATGTTATGCTGCAACTGAAGAAATCCAACAATTGGCTGGACAACTCGCATCGTCTGGTCTTCCATTCGTCGCCCACATACGGAGTTATCGTGACAAAATGTGGAATGCCCTTGATGAATTTGTCGACATTGGAGAAAGCGAGGGTATTCCTGTCCACCTCTCACACTTTAAGCTGGGAGGGGCGAAGCGAGGACTCTCAGAACGAGCACTTCATATAGTCCGATCAGCTCGGGAACGAGACATCGACTTTACTGCGGACGTTTATCCCTTTGTACCTGGGAGTGGAAACCTGTTCACTCTCCTCCCCCGACGGTACCACTCCATGACCGGGGCCGAACTCAGAGCGAGTCTAAAAGATGAAGAAACGCGTACGGAGCTGATACAGTCACTTTCGGAAGGTGTGGGTCCGTGGAACCTAAACTGGAAGAATGTCCTTCTTTGCCACGTTGATTCCGAAGACTCTGAGGACGTTCTTGGGAAAACCATTCTCGAAGCAGCATCAGAACGTAACCAACATCCGGCTTTACTTGTATGTGACATTCTTCTTAAGAATGAATTCAAAGTCGGGATAGTAAATTTGTCTGAACAAAAGGAAACAACAGAGCAAGACATTCGATCAGTTTTATCGGATGACCTCGTCGGAATTGGCTCCGATGGTATGTTCGGTAAGAAACCTCACCCTCGGACCTACGGGACATACCCTCGAATCCTGGGGCACTATGTTCGCGACACGAATCTCCTTTCGATTGAAGAAGCAGTGAGAAAAATGACCTCGCTACCCTCACGTATTTTTCATCTCCAAAACAAGGGGATCGTTCGGCCAGGATTCGATGCAGATTTAGTTATGTTTAATCCAGAAACTATCTCAAGCTCCGCTACGGTCGATCAGCCAACCCGGACAGCAAATGGTATTGATAGCGTTCTTGTTAACGGAGTATTTGTCGTCCGCGACAGTGCAGTTACCAATCGAACGCCCGGCCGGGCACTGCGTTCGTGA